The following proteins are encoded in a genomic region of Dyadobacter sp. UC 10:
- a CDS encoding RNA polymerase sigma factor has product MSDSFWEATYRRNIGKMIGICCRYTQDRQTAEDLAHDAFVIAIDKVSSFENRGPFEAWLRQIVVNVALQYLRAQKQQEKLGQNAYPAIYDHHHEESPDNDLNAFSEQELLSVIGQLPEHHRLVFNLYVIDNFTHAQIAAQLGISEGTSKSHLARARKKIRVLLHLLLTNNKERKRAFLFIIFPHRIWHIDQLFTDILGQFSIPPRAEHLFHQVDLNGAAIPKYQPLFIQKSTYLKTGALGIATAGLLAGISIFSLNTNNQEHAAPILFEKDSSAINLTQVNVKQKANQKALFPDTSAATIPENPIISEKPKNLEEMKNLSTLGGLMLAGLTLDSARLIPELPVRFKAQDITETRNVKPAEQEIVKSAANRKGRPLSGTFYASEIHWSEKNNELFLLGKNVKVDFNTQKFTGSGRFSFISQFGYLVIDGKPVELNETVKLAENKYHFRELREADGIRKYGDKGKGGVVEIALAD; this is encoded by the coding sequence ATGTCAGACAGTTTTTGGGAAGCCACCTACCGGCGAAACATCGGAAAAATGATAGGCATTTGCTGTCGGTATACCCAGGACCGGCAAACCGCCGAAGACCTGGCACACGACGCATTTGTAATCGCCATCGACAAGGTTTCGAGCTTTGAGAACAGGGGACCGTTCGAAGCCTGGCTCAGACAGATCGTCGTGAATGTGGCTTTGCAATATTTACGAGCCCAAAAACAACAGGAAAAGCTCGGACAAAATGCCTATCCGGCGATTTACGATCACCATCACGAAGAGAGCCCGGATAACGATCTGAATGCATTTTCGGAGCAGGAATTATTATCAGTAATCGGCCAGCTACCTGAGCACCACAGACTTGTATTTAATTTATATGTCATCGATAATTTTACGCACGCCCAGATTGCAGCGCAGCTTGGCATCAGCGAAGGCACTTCCAAATCGCATTTAGCGAGAGCAAGAAAAAAAATCCGGGTGCTTCTTCATCTGCTTTTAACGAATAATAAGGAGCGAAAGAGAGCATTCCTTTTTATTATTTTCCCGCACCGGATCTGGCATATAGACCAGCTATTTACCGACATTTTAGGGCAGTTTTCCATTCCACCGCGGGCTGAACATTTATTTCATCAAGTCGACCTGAATGGCGCAGCTATCCCAAAATACCAACCTCTTTTTATTCAGAAAAGCACCTATTTAAAGACCGGGGCTCTGGGAATAGCAACCGCTGGTCTATTAGCCGGTATTTCAATATTTTCATTAAATACCAATAACCAAGAGCATGCTGCACCAATCCTATTTGAAAAAGACTCATCCGCAATCAATCTGACCCAGGTTAATGTAAAACAGAAGGCAAATCAAAAAGCGTTATTTCCCGATACCTCGGCTGCCACCATTCCTGAAAATCCCATCATATCTGAAAAACCTAAAAATTTAGAAGAAATGAAAAATCTGAGCACTTTGGGAGGACTTATGCTGGCAGGCCTGACGCTTGACTCTGCCAGATTAATACCGGAATTACCGGTCCGGTTTAAGGCCCAGGACATTACGGAGACGCGGAATGTCAAGCCGGCTGAACAGGAAATTGTAAAGTCTGCGGCCAATCGAAAAGGCAGGCCCCTGTCCGGCACATTCTATGCGTCGGAAATACACTGGTCGGAGAAAAATAATGAATTGTTTTTATTGGGAAAAAATGTAAAAGTTGATTTCAACACACAGAAATTTACCGGTAGCGGGAGGTTTTCCTTTATCAGTCAGTTTGGCTATCTGGTTATCGACGGCAAACCGGTAGAACTGAACGAAACAGTGAAACTTGCAGAAAACAAATATCATTTTCGGGAGTTGCGTGAAGCCGACGGAATCCGGAAATATGGTGACAAAGGAAAAGGCGGAGTTGTGGAAATCGCGCTGGCTGATTAA
- the katG gene encoding catalase/peroxidase HPI has protein sequence MENESGDISKCPFHNGTMQSNVGGSGTRNRDWWPNQLKLNILRQHSSKTNPMGEDFDYAEAFKSLDLAAVKADLHVLMTDSQDWWPADFGHYGPLFIRMAWHSAGTYRVFDGRGGAGSGQQRFAPLNSWPDNVSLDKARRLLWPIKQKYSNKISWADLLILTGNVALESMGFKTFGFAGGRADVWEPDEDVYWGAETTWLGNDKRYPKGVAGVEGNGVVSSDEDPGEGIHTRNLEKPLAAAHMGLIYVNPEGPDGNPDPIAAARDIRDTFGRMAMDDEETVALIAGGHSFGKTHGAAPSDHVGKEPEAADVELQGLGWSNSYGSGKGADTITSGLEVIWTTTPTQWSNNFFENLFAFEWELTKSPAGAHQWVAKNAGNIIPDAYDSSKKHAPTMLTTDLALKFDPAYEKISRRFLENPDAFADAFARAWFKLTHRDMGPRERYLGPEVPEEVLIWQDPIPGVDHALIDENDIAALKSNILASGLSVSELVTTAWASASTFRGSDKRGGANGARIRLAPQKDWKVNNPSQLQKVLRTLESIQGEFNSTQPTGKKVSLADLIVLAGCAGVEKAAQEAGQFVAVPFTPGRMDASQEQTDVESMGYLEPAADGFRNYKGRFAASTEEMLIDKAQLLTLTAPELTVLVGGLRALNANFDGSKNGVFTSRPGQLTNDFFVHLLDMNTAWNAMGEDREIYLGTDRATGQPKWTATRADLVFGSHAELRAIAEVYASSDSKEKFVTDFVTAWNKVMNLDRFDLA, from the coding sequence ATGGAAAACGAATCAGGCGACATCAGTAAATGCCCGTTCCACAATGGAACAATGCAAAGTAATGTAGGGGGCAGCGGCACCAGGAACCGTGACTGGTGGCCCAATCAGTTGAAACTCAATATTCTGCGCCAGCATTCGTCTAAAACCAATCCGATGGGAGAGGATTTTGACTATGCGGAAGCATTCAAAAGTCTGGATTTGGCAGCCGTAAAAGCCGATCTACATGTGCTTATGACGGATTCGCAGGACTGGTGGCCTGCCGATTTCGGACATTATGGTCCGCTTTTCATTCGTATGGCCTGGCATAGCGCTGGTACCTACCGCGTATTCGATGGCCGTGGAGGCGCAGGCTCAGGCCAGCAGCGTTTTGCCCCGCTCAACAGCTGGCCCGACAATGTCAGCCTTGACAAGGCGCGCCGCTTGCTTTGGCCGATCAAACAAAAATATAGCAATAAAATCTCCTGGGCCGATTTGCTGATCCTCACAGGAAACGTTGCGCTGGAATCGATGGGCTTTAAAACATTCGGTTTCGCAGGCGGCCGCGCCGACGTCTGGGAGCCTGACGAGGACGTATACTGGGGTGCAGAAACAACCTGGCTCGGTAATGACAAACGCTATCCAAAAGGCGTAGCCGGAGTTGAAGGAAACGGCGTCGTATCTTCCGATGAAGATCCGGGTGAAGGAATCCATACACGCAACCTGGAAAAACCACTTGCAGCTGCACATATGGGCTTGATTTATGTAAATCCCGAAGGCCCGGACGGAAACCCGGATCCGATCGCTGCCGCAAGGGATATCCGCGATACGTTCGGCCGCATGGCTATGGATGACGAGGAGACCGTCGCACTCATTGCAGGCGGACATAGCTTTGGTAAAACCCACGGCGCAGCCCCTTCCGACCACGTAGGCAAAGAACCCGAAGCCGCGGATGTGGAACTGCAGGGACTGGGCTGGAGTAATAGTTACGGATCAGGTAAGGGGGCCGATACCATTACGAGCGGATTGGAAGTGATCTGGACTACAACACCTACACAATGGAGCAACAATTTCTTCGAGAACCTGTTTGCATTTGAATGGGAGCTAACTAAAAGTCCAGCCGGTGCGCACCAGTGGGTTGCGAAAAATGCAGGAAACATCATTCCCGACGCGTATGACAGTTCCAAAAAACATGCGCCGACCATGCTTACCACCGATCTGGCCCTGAAATTTGATCCTGCCTATGAGAAAATATCCCGTCGCTTTCTGGAAAACCCCGACGCATTTGCAGATGCATTTGCACGGGCCTGGTTCAAGCTGACCCACCGGGATATGGGGCCGAGAGAACGTTATCTGGGCCCGGAAGTACCGGAGGAAGTGCTGATCTGGCAAGATCCTATTCCTGGGGTGGACCATGCATTGATAGACGAAAACGACATTGCTGCACTGAAATCCAATATCCTGGCTTCCGGATTGAGCGTGTCAGAACTGGTGACGACGGCATGGGCTTCGGCTTCTACCTTCCGCGGCTCCGACAAGCGTGGAGGCGCCAATGGTGCACGTATTCGCCTGGCTCCCCAGAAAGACTGGAAAGTAAACAATCCTTCACAGCTGCAAAAGGTATTGCGGACGCTGGAAAGCATTCAGGGTGAATTCAATAGCACGCAGCCGACCGGAAAGAAAGTTTCCCTGGCTGACCTGATCGTACTGGCAGGTTGTGCAGGTGTGGAAAAGGCGGCTCAGGAGGCGGGACAATTTGTTGCCGTTCCTTTCACGCCTGGCCGGATGGATGCATCGCAGGAGCAAACCGACGTTGAATCAATGGGTTATCTGGAACCTGCTGCCGACGGTTTCCGCAATTACAAAGGCAGATTCGCAGCTTCCACCGAAGAAATGCTTATCGATAAGGCTCAGCTACTTACACTGACTGCGCCGGAACTGACCGTTTTGGTTGGAGGTTTGCGGGCTTTGAATGCCAACTTCGACGGCTCTAAAAACGGCGTGTTTACTTCACGTCCGGGCCAGCTTACCAACGATTTCTTCGTTCACCTGCTGGATATGAACACCGCCTGGAACGCAATGGGAGAGGACCGGGAGATCTACCTGGGGACCGACCGTGCGACCGGCCAGCCGAAGTGGACTGCAACCCGTGCAGACCTTGTGTTTGGCTCTCATGCAGAACTACGGGCGATCGCAGAAGTGTACGCAAGCTCGGATTCAAAGGAGAAATTTGTCACCGACTTCGTAACGGCATGGAATAAAGTAATGAATCTGGACAGGTTCGACCTGGCTTGA
- a CDS encoding CehA/McbA family metallohydrolase domain-containing protein, giving the protein MKPLPTIGILCCTWIFWLLISQYLLCARYQFPDPEPFEGPVVYNPYDSVSQQDWVKCNFHAHARAWNGVTNGKGSASDIHSAYDSLKYGVHCVSNYHHIDTTNEEERTYLPVYEHGYNTTKTHQLVLGSSNVQWLDYLLPQTVHNKQHVLDKLYEWKTVTVLNHPAIRNGYTKNDLAQLGNYDCMEVLSPAATSTQEWDAALSAGRKVFVVGNDDTHDVISGNRLGKMCTFVNNPAKTGSGVLEALRAGRSYGVAMGETQPIDSVPYLLYVKVEKDSVFIKVSDTAQKVSIYGQNGRTIKTARETDRIAFLFRRDDHYARAEFHFSNGTGIYLNPVFFTPRSGYRAVRPYVNPGETLLFRFSGILAICFWLGIVWRLSGGNGLQGFGTGRLAIK; this is encoded by the coding sequence ATGAAACCTCTGCCTACCATCGGAATTCTATGCTGCACCTGGATTTTCTGGCTGCTGATTTCACAATACCTGCTTTGCGCACGCTACCAGTTCCCTGATCCTGAGCCTTTCGAAGGACCGGTTGTTTACAATCCATACGATTCTGTCAGCCAGCAGGATTGGGTCAAATGCAACTTTCACGCACATGCCCGCGCCTGGAACGGGGTAACCAATGGAAAAGGCAGCGCCAGCGACATCCACTCGGCTTACGACTCGCTGAAATATGGGGTGCATTGCGTATCAAATTACCATCATATCGATACAACCAACGAAGAAGAACGAACTTATCTGCCTGTTTATGAACACGGTTATAATACTACCAAAACCCATCAGCTGGTGTTAGGCAGCTCAAATGTGCAGTGGCTGGACTACCTTCTGCCGCAAACCGTCCACAATAAACAGCATGTGCTTGACAAACTTTACGAATGGAAAACAGTAACTGTACTGAACCATCCCGCTATCAGAAACGGATACACAAAAAACGACCTGGCCCAGCTGGGCAACTACGATTGCATGGAAGTGCTGAGCCCGGCAGCGACTTCTACACAGGAATGGGATGCGGCACTTTCGGCTGGCAGAAAAGTGTTTGTGGTAGGAAATGATGATACGCACGATGTAATTTCCGGGAACAGGCTGGGCAAAATGTGCACGTTCGTAAACAACCCGGCCAAGACTGGATCCGGTGTGCTGGAAGCCTTGCGGGCGGGCCGCAGCTATGGAGTTGCGATGGGCGAAACCCAGCCTATCGACTCTGTGCCTTACCTGCTTTATGTGAAAGTTGAAAAGGATTCTGTGTTCATTAAAGTCAGCGATACAGCCCAAAAAGTGAGTATTTACGGACAAAATGGCAGGACAATAAAAACAGCCCGTGAAACAGACCGTATTGCATTCCTGTTTCGCCGGGACGACCATTATGCGAGGGCCGAATTTCACTTTTCCAATGGTACCGGCATTTATCTTAACCCTGTCTTCTTTACGCCGCGATCGGGTTACCGTGCAGTGAGGCCATATGTCAACCCTGGCGAGACCCTGCTGTTCCGGTTTTCGGGTATTTTGGCTATTTGCTTTTGGCTGGGCATCGTGTGGAGACTTTCCGGCGGGAACGGGCTGCAAGGATTCGGAACCGGACGCCTGGCAATCAAGTGA
- a CDS encoding ArnT family glycosyltransferase: MYIAFVILGFSALRLAVASLTSLGNDEVYYFTYAVQPDWNHFDHPPLVGIFIRLFTFNLRWTDEIALRMPAIVGAAVNTMLIARCGRMLADKAAGLLAAIFYNACIYTSIISGTFILPDSVQLTFWLLATQAALNAINTQSTKNLNLNLLLFGICTGLAVMCKVHGMFLWAGLFGFIVLRKRSWLKNPVLFLACGLTVLISSPILFWNLSNDFISWQFHSERVEMNQGIQLKSFLANVIGQVLYFNPVLIFIAVMSVTGIIKQWRNIRSDNILLLLGIGCPIILATAMVSLFRPTLPHWSGPGYLAIMLLSAIYISHSVSEQPRYINLTKASVALILVVFVAGTLVILYFPGALSDKSAPHTGKNDATLDMYHWEDLQAGFEILRDRDIADRNMSAAAPVVVYKWFPGAHIYYYAAYPMKMRVRAVGKVHDLHKFQWMNGMSANCPAGSDAYYITPSNDFTDPQTIFQDHFRRIEKSGTVTQRRSGKIARRWYVYRLKNASRPF; encoded by the coding sequence ATGTACATTGCTTTTGTTATTCTCGGTTTCAGTGCGCTACGACTTGCCGTCGCCTCGCTCACGAGCCTGGGGAATGATGAAGTCTATTACTTCACTTACGCTGTTCAGCCCGACTGGAACCATTTCGACCATCCGCCGCTGGTCGGCATTTTTATCAGGCTCTTTACCTTCAATCTCCGCTGGACGGATGAGATTGCGCTGAGAATGCCCGCCATAGTCGGCGCGGCAGTCAATACCATGTTGATAGCCCGCTGTGGGCGCATGCTGGCGGATAAAGCTGCCGGCCTGCTCGCTGCCATTTTTTACAATGCCTGCATTTACACCAGTATCATATCAGGGACTTTTATTCTCCCTGACTCAGTACAGCTCACTTTTTGGCTGCTCGCCACACAGGCCGCATTGAATGCGATCAATACCCAATCGACGAAAAATCTGAACTTAAACCTGCTGTTATTCGGGATTTGTACGGGCCTGGCCGTGATGTGCAAAGTGCATGGTATGTTTTTGTGGGCCGGGCTTTTCGGTTTTATTGTTTTAAGGAAACGGAGCTGGCTGAAAAATCCAGTACTCTTCCTCGCTTGCGGGCTTACTGTCCTGATTTCCTCTCCTATTCTATTCTGGAATTTAAGTAACGACTTTATTTCCTGGCAATTCCACAGCGAGCGCGTTGAAATGAACCAGGGCATTCAACTGAAATCATTTCTCGCAAATGTGATCGGGCAGGTTTTATATTTCAATCCCGTCCTGATTTTTATCGCAGTCATGAGCGTTACCGGCATCATCAAACAGTGGCGCAATATCCGGAGTGACAACATTCTGCTGCTACTCGGGATCGGCTGCCCGATTATTCTGGCAACTGCAATGGTATCGCTTTTCCGGCCAACGCTGCCGCACTGGAGCGGCCCCGGGTATCTGGCAATTATGTTGCTTTCGGCAATTTATATAAGCCATTCTGTCTCTGAACAACCGCGTTATATCAACCTCACGAAAGCATCAGTCGCCCTAATATTAGTTGTCTTCGTGGCCGGCACGCTGGTAATCCTGTATTTTCCGGGTGCATTGTCGGATAAAAGTGCCCCGCATACCGGTAAAAACGACGCTACCCTGGATATGTATCACTGGGAGGATCTTCAAGCCGGTTTTGAGATTTTGCGGGATCGCGATATTGCTGATCGTAATATGTCGGCAGCGGCGCCGGTGGTGGTGTATAAATGGTTTCCCGGCGCACATATTTACTATTACGCTGCATACCCGATGAAAATGCGGGTTCGTGCGGTGGGTAAGGTGCATGACCTTCATAAGTTTCAGTGGATGAACGGAATGTCAGCAAATTGCCCCGCCGGAAGTGACGCATACTATATTACCCCTTCCAACGATTTTACCGATCCCCAAACCATTTTCCAGGATCATTTCCGCCGCATTGAAAAGTCAGGCACGGTCACGCAGCGGCGCAGCGGAAAGATCGCCCGGCGCTGGTACGTTTACAGACTAAAAAATGCGTCCCGGCCATTTTAG
- a CDS encoding alkaline phosphatase, whose product MKRRDFFTNSAAGLLLGPMSFSGKSVSPQSLLKTKDAAKNIIFMVSDGMSTGTLNMADLLLKRKEGRESAWMKLYSEKTGRRAFMETSSSSAIVTDSAAGSSAWGGGRKVPNGNLNVNADGSFNKPILQKFKEAGKSVGCVTSVTITHATPAGFCINNKSRGDESEIADQYLDQKFDVMMGGGAEFFTPEKRKDKKDLFAAYEKAGYHVARSLAGLKALHDLQKPVMGVFCEGALPYSLDTLEDSDLQKNVPSLAEMTRKTLALLSKNPKGFAVQIEGGKVDWAAHSNDSGGLLYDQIAFDAAIAEALEFAARDKETLVIITTDHGNANPGLFGGDKKFDLLQKFRHTNNWIFGGLQEMLSPSQLIERIEFAQGYAIRKEEAEKLLGLFGTKNESGLYVANKPLSKELGAIQTRYTGIGWAGMDHSSDYVELAMFGPGSENLNPFVQNTELHNFMLDVTGIARV is encoded by the coding sequence ATGAAAAGAAGGGATTTTTTTACCAATAGCGCCGCAGGTCTGCTCCTCGGCCCGATGTCATTCTCTGGAAAATCTGTCAGCCCGCAGTCGCTACTCAAGACAAAGGACGCTGCGAAAAATATCATATTCATGGTCAGCGACGGCATGAGTACCGGCACGCTTAACATGGCCGACCTGCTCCTGAAACGTAAAGAAGGACGTGAAAGCGCCTGGATGAAGTTATATAGTGAAAAAACCGGGCGACGTGCATTTATGGAAACTTCATCTTCCAGTGCGATCGTCACCGATTCGGCGGCAGGCAGCTCGGCATGGGGCGGCGGCAGGAAAGTCCCGAACGGTAACCTGAATGTAAATGCCGACGGTAGTTTTAATAAGCCTATCCTGCAAAAATTCAAAGAAGCCGGGAAATCGGTAGGTTGCGTAACCTCCGTTACCATTACCCACGCCACTCCCGCAGGTTTTTGTATCAATAATAAATCAAGAGGGGACGAATCGGAGATCGCGGATCAATATCTTGACCAGAAATTTGACGTGATGATGGGCGGAGGCGCAGAATTTTTTACGCCTGAGAAAAGAAAAGACAAAAAAGACCTGTTCGCAGCATACGAAAAGGCGGGTTATCATGTGGCCCGCAGCCTTGCCGGCTTAAAGGCACTGCATGATCTGCAGAAGCCGGTAATGGGTGTGTTTTGTGAAGGCGCACTTCCCTATTCTCTCGATACTTTGGAAGATAGCGATCTTCAAAAAAATGTTCCGTCCCTTGCGGAAATGACCAGGAAAACGCTTGCACTCTTATCGAAAAACCCAAAAGGGTTTGCGGTTCAGATCGAAGGCGGAAAGGTAGACTGGGCTGCACATTCAAACGATTCGGGCGGGCTACTGTATGATCAGATCGCCTTTGACGCCGCGATTGCCGAAGCATTGGAATTTGCAGCCAGGGATAAAGAAACGCTGGTTATCATCACAACGGATCACGGCAATGCCAATCCCGGGCTTTTTGGCGGAGACAAAAAATTTGATCTGCTGCAAAAATTCAGGCATACCAACAATTGGATATTTGGAGGATTGCAGGAAATGCTTTCACCTTCGCAGCTGATTGAGCGCATTGAATTTGCCCAGGGATATGCAATCAGGAAAGAAGAAGCCGAAAAGCTGCTCGGCCTTTTTGGTACTAAAAATGAAAGCGGACTTTACGTGGCCAATAAACCCCTTTCCAAAGAACTTGGGGCGATCCAGACACGCTATACCGGCATTGGCTGGGCAGGAATGGACCATTCTTCGGACTACGTCGAGCTAGCCATGTTCGGGCCCGGCAGTGAAAATCTTAACCCTTTCGTACAAAATACGGAACTGCACAATTTCATGCTCGATGTGACCGGAATTGCCCGCGTCTGA
- a CDS encoding cation:proton antiporter: MQFLNIHIGSLPIEDPVLKFLLELVIILSAPLLLNKIKVPHLLGLLIAGALVGPNGFNLLARDSSVVVTGTTGLLYIMFLAGLEIDMGDFKRNKWKSVTFTAYTFAIPFILGFMGGYYVLHFSILTSVLFASLFSSHTLIAYPMVSKLGISKNLAVNITVGGTMITDVLSLLVLAVCVGMTQGEVDSAFWTRLGLSVIAFSVTVLFVFPIIGRWFFKKVDDKISQFIFVLVMIYLAAVLAELAGIEAIIGAFFAGLALNKLIPHSSAMMNRVEFVGNAIFIPFFLISVGMLIDFSVFFKSLETLGVAAVMLVASIGGKYLAAIFTQKTFRLTKDEGMLIFGMSSASAAATLAAVMVGYNIIVSETANGESVRLLSEHVLNGSILLILISCTVSSFVSMSSAQRIAESDKEDTASGINRENENILLAVNYEETVEKLVNLSLLVKGKSDDNRLLALNVINDTKNESSVKNAKKTLHIAVDTGAAADVEVLPLTRYDNDVSTGISNVIKEQNITDLIIGLQPDKGFTPSFVYNLYNGYLQNDNVNTLIYHAGQPISTVKRYVVLIPPKAEREAGFFSALLRVWNIAKNSGAEMSFYSNRPVIDILKKVVNKSSIELSLNTIDNWQEAEQAATDLRDDEGLIVFMAKRGMASYFPQMGFIPEFLNQYVKENNFLLIYPFRDDHPDQIERRSVSNHDDFVEIGQMISKVFSR; this comes from the coding sequence ATGCAGTTTTTAAACATACACATCGGTAGCTTACCGATTGAAGACCCGGTATTGAAATTTCTGCTGGAACTGGTGATCATCCTGAGCGCGCCGCTTTTGCTCAATAAAATAAAAGTACCTCATTTACTCGGCCTGCTGATCGCGGGCGCCCTGGTTGGTCCGAATGGTTTCAACTTGCTGGCGCGGGACAGCAGCGTGGTGGTTACCGGTACCACCGGGCTGCTTTACATTATGTTCCTGGCCGGGCTTGAAATTGACATGGGCGATTTCAAACGGAACAAATGGAAGAGTGTGACTTTCACGGCCTACACATTCGCGATTCCTTTTATCCTCGGTTTTATGGGCGGGTACTACGTCCTGCATTTTTCGATACTGACCTCTGTCCTTTTTGCAAGTTTGTTCTCCTCCCACACACTTATCGCCTATCCGATGGTGAGCAAGCTTGGGATTTCGAAGAACCTTGCGGTCAATATCACGGTAGGCGGCACGATGATCACGGATGTATTGTCGCTTCTGGTACTGGCCGTCTGCGTCGGAATGACCCAGGGTGAGGTCGACAGCGCCTTCTGGACACGGCTTGGTTTATCAGTCATTGCATTCAGCGTGACGGTACTTTTCGTTTTTCCGATTATAGGCAGATGGTTTTTCAAGAAAGTCGACGACAAGATTTCACAATTCATATTCGTGCTTGTGATGATCTATCTGGCGGCTGTACTGGCGGAGCTGGCTGGGATAGAGGCGATTATAGGTGCTTTCTTCGCAGGGCTGGCGCTGAATAAGCTGATCCCCCACTCTTCCGCGATGATGAACCGCGTAGAGTTTGTCGGGAACGCTATTTTCATTCCTTTTTTCCTGATCAGCGTCGGAATGCTGATCGATTTTAGTGTTTTCTTCAAAAGCCTTGAAACGCTGGGAGTAGCGGCGGTTATGCTCGTTGCTTCCATCGGCGGAAAATATCTTGCCGCTATTTTTACCCAAAAAACCTTCCGGCTGACCAAAGATGAAGGGATGCTTATATTCGGAATGAGCTCTGCTTCTGCTGCGGCCACACTCGCCGCTGTAATGGTTGGTTACAATATCATTGTGTCGGAAACGGCAAATGGAGAATCGGTCAGGCTGCTGAGCGAGCATGTTTTGAATGGTAGTATCCTTCTGATTTTAATATCCTGCACGGTTTCTTCCTTCGTGTCGATGTCGAGTGCGCAGCGGATCGCTGAATCCGACAAAGAAGATACCGCTTCGGGCATAAACCGTGAAAACGAGAACATTTTGCTGGCCGTTAATTACGAAGAAACCGTCGAAAAGCTGGTTAACCTCAGCCTGCTCGTCAAGGGAAAAAGTGACGACAACCGGCTTCTTGCGCTCAATGTCATCAATGATACCAAAAATGAATCGTCTGTAAAAAATGCTAAAAAGACATTGCACATTGCCGTAGACACAGGCGCTGCTGCGGATGTGGAAGTGCTTCCGCTCACGAGGTATGACAATGACGTTTCCACGGGTATCAGCAACGTGATCAAGGAACAAAATATTACCGACCTCATCATCGGGTTGCAGCCCGACAAAGGCTTCACCCCTTCTTTTGTATATAACCTCTACAACGGTTATCTCCAGAATGACAACGTAAACACCCTGATCTACCATGCCGGCCAGCCTATTTCCACCGTAAAAAGGTATGTGGTACTGATCCCGCCAAAAGCTGAAAGGGAAGCCGGTTTTTTCAGTGCATTGCTGCGTGTGTGGAACATTGCCAAAAATTCGGGCGCTGAGATGAGCTTCTATTCCAACCGGCCGGTTATTGACATTCTGAAAAAAGTAGTCAATAAATCCAGCATCGAACTAAGCCTGAACACCATCGACAACTGGCAGGAAGCCGAGCAGGCTGCAACTGACCTGCGCGACGACGAGGGCCTCATCGTATTCATGGCCAAGCGTGGAATGGCCTCCTATTTTCCGCAGATGGGATTCATTCCGGAATTTTTAAACCAGTATGTGAAGGAAAACAACTTCCTTTTGATCTATCCGTTCCGTGACGACCACCCGGACCAGATTGAAAGGAGATCCGTGAGTAATCATGATGACTTTGTGGAGATCGGCCAGATGATCAGTAAAGTTTTTTCACGGTAG
- a CDS encoding family 43 glycosylhydrolase has product MRNTILLFFLANCFAVPYAHAQKPRMMFGDTTGTGIPYSKDPVVVNFKGKYLMYFSIRKFPERDKPMSGWAIGIAESRNLTDWKKIGEILPEAEYEKKGLCAPGALLKDGKVHLFYQTYGNGPKDAICHATSEDGIHFTRNKTNPIFRPAGDWNNGRAIDAEVYFYKNKYFLYFATRDPEGKIQMQGVATAPAGSNFDKQDWTQATAQPILKPELPWEGECVEGASVIGRNGKLYMFYAGAYNNWPQQIGLAVSEDGIKWERATDIPFLPNGKPGEWNSSESGHPCIFEDTDGKTYLFYQGNPDKGKSWLLSNVEIGWNAKGPYIKQD; this is encoded by the coding sequence ATGCGCAATACGATTTTACTTTTCTTTCTTGCCAACTGTTTTGCAGTGCCATATGCACATGCACAAAAACCGCGTATGATGTTCGGCGACACGACCGGCACCGGTATCCCCTACTCCAAAGACCCGGTCGTGGTTAATTTCAAGGGCAAATACCTGATGTATTTTTCAATCCGAAAATTCCCCGAACGCGACAAGCCCATGTCGGGATGGGCGATCGGGATTGCGGAAAGCCGGAACCTTACCGATTGGAAGAAGATAGGAGAAATTTTGCCGGAAGCTGAATATGAAAAGAAAGGTCTATGCGCCCCCGGGGCACTTTTGAAGGACGGAAAGGTGCATTTGTTCTACCAAACCTATGGCAACGGCCCCAAAGATGCCATTTGCCATGCTACATCCGAAGACGGCATTCATTTCACACGGAACAAGACAAACCCAATTTTTCGTCCGGCCGGAGACTGGAACAATGGCCGTGCGATAGATGCCGAAGTTTACTTCTACAAGAATAAATACTTCCTGTACTTCGCCACGCGGGACCCGGAGGGCAAGATACAAATGCAGGGTGTCGCAACAGCCCCCGCGGGCAGCAACTTTGACAAACAAGACTGGACTCAGGCAACCGCTCAGCCGATCCTGAAACCGGAACTTCCCTGGGAAGGCGAATGCGTGGAGGGCGCTTCCGTCATCGGACGTAACGGAAAGCTTTATATGTTTTATGCCGGCGCTTACAACAACTGGCCGCAACAAATAGGCCTTGCTGTAAGCGAGGATGGGATTAAGTGGGAAAGAGCAACGGACATTCCATTTCTGCCAAACGGAAAACCGGGTGAATGGAACAGCAGCGAATCGGGTCACCCGTGCATTTTTGAGGATACCGACGGCAAAACTTATCTGTTTTACCAGGGAAACCCGGACAAAGGCAAAAGCTGGCTGCTGTCGAATGTCGAAATAGGCTGGAACGCAAAGGGGCCTTATATCAAACAGGATTAA